The genomic interval CAATATCGTAAACATTGAGAAACTTAAAGTTTAATGATTTGCAATATGGAATATTATTTGCTGCTAACGCAACTTCACCATTTATATCTGAATAAACAAGCAATATAGTACCTAGTTCCTTTTTTAAATTATCACTAACGCTGTTGAATAACTGGACAATTTCTTTAGTTTTTCCAGTAATTTTTATTCCCTCAACAATATGCACATTTCCTTCTCGAAATTTTGATGAAAGAGCAGAAAAAATAGCGACTCTTTTTTCATTTTTATTCAACTTTATGTGATATGTTTTGGGATGAGGGCCAAATGCCACAGCCCCTCCTTTCCAGATATTAGATGTCCTAGCGCCCTGTCTGGAACGGCCACTTCCTTTTTGCGGCCTCATTTTTTTAGTACTGTAACTAACATCTCCTCTTTGCTGCGTTGATGCAGTACCTCTTCTTTTATTAGTACGCTGCGTCCTTATGGCAGAATAAATAAGATGCTTTTTTCCAGGAACAGAAAAAAATCTCTCGGGTAAATTTATTTCACTAATATTTTTTGAATTGACATTCAAAACATTTCCCTTCATATTAACCTCCTGCCTTTACAACAATAAAGTTTTTATCAGGACCGGGAACATTGCCTTTTACAAGGATTAAATCCTTTTCAGGAATAATCTTAACTACTCTAAGTTTTTGCACTGTCGTCTGATTAACCCCAAGATGCCCGGCCATAGGATGTCCTTTAAAAACTTTTCCAGGTGTGGTACCTGCTCCAATAGAACCGGGTCTCCGGAGTCCACCAGAACCATGTGTCTTCGGCCAACCACCGAAACCCCATCTTTTAACTACACCGGAAAATCCTTTTCCCTTAGAGATACCAGAAACATTAACGAACCGAGAATCTTTAAAAATTTCTACGGTTACGTTATCTCCAATTTCACCGTCCATATTTCTAAATTCTTTTAAATATCTGAACATTGATAATTTTTTTGCCTTGAAAACACCTGCTTCAGGTTTATTTAACTTTTCAGGTTTAACTTCTATAAATCCCAACTGTACTGCATTATACCCATTTTTCTCCTTGGTCATTTTATTCGTAACCATGCATGGACCTGCTTTTAGCACAGTAACAGCAACCAATTTATCGCCTTCATACACAGAAGTCATACCCAATTTTATACCCAGTATTCCTTTCACCATGGCATCCTCCATTATATCTTGATTTCGACCTCTACCCCTTGAGGAATATCCATATTCGCAAGTTT from Caldisericota bacterium carries:
- the rplD gene encoding 50S ribosomal protein L4 — encoded protein: MKGNVLNVNSKNISEINLPERFFSVPGKKHLIYSAIRTQRTNKRRGTASTQQRGDVSYSTKKMRPQKGSGRSRQGARTSNIWKGGAVAFGPHPKTYHIKLNKNEKRVAIFSALSSKFREGNVHIVEGIKITGKTKEIVQLFNSVSDNLKKELGTILLVYSDINGEVALAANNIPYCKSLNFKFLNVYDIVVYESILFTKEAVEEMQGWWKNE
- the rplC gene encoding 50S ribosomal protein L3; its protein translation is MKGILGIKLGMTSVYEGDKLVAVTVLKAGPCMVTNKMTKEKNGYNAVQLGFIEVKPEKLNKPEAGVFKAKKLSMFRYLKEFRNMDGEIGDNVTVEIFKDSRFVNVSGISKGKGFSGVVKRWGFGGWPKTHGSGGLRRPGSIGAGTTPGKVFKGHPMAGHLGVNQTTVQKLRVVKIIPEKDLILVKGNVPGPDKNFIVVKAGG